Below is a window of Poecilia reticulata strain Guanapo linkage group LG8, Guppy_female_1.0+MT, whole genome shotgun sequence DNA.
TGCTATAAGTATGACTGTGCCTTTGGAGGTGGTAGAATGcaaatcagatgtttttaattttaaagatataaattaaaggagtttttaaaattacaccAGCTTCTTTGTCtggagatttattttcctcaaagtTCAGCTTTGGTCACTTCTCTCTGAGGCAGCGTTTCTAATCTTGGTGGGAAAATGCTTGGTGTGGGTGGGAAACCAGTAGATAAGCGGCTATTGTAGGATTATTGCCAWAAACATAGTAAGTCCTAAGATGGTCTACAAAAAGTGAATGCTGGTTGACACTTGTAGCATAAACTCTGGCAAATTTATGCAACATTATCAGagctttttacaaaaaaaagtcctgAGAGAAAAGTATTTTCCTATGTGTGAAGCAAAAGAAGAGCTGTTTGAGATTTTCTTACatcttcaaaaaaacaaaacctataaAGTGctttttgagctgttttgtcATCCAGGAAGACGCCTTATTAAACAAAATACTACAATGCTCACTGACTTCCTGGGTTGAAGGTACACACATTGAggaagctgctgttgctgcaaagaacaaaaaaaacagactaaagGTAAAGTAAAGCCCTGTCTAGAAGTCAGACACCGACTCAAATACAACACTTATTGTTCAGGGTTTCTCTTCTCTGCAGCTCACCCTGCTGGTTTCCTGTAGTATTCATGATTGTGTTAAGACAGGTGAACTTTCttgatcatattttttaaatcttattccTGCTGAGACCCAACTATCACCAAATTTCCACCTATAACTCTGGTATATGAGTTCATGACCCGACACATTCTTAACGAGTAATTAGAaaaggcccacagcatcatatTGCTGTGTTATTCAAGAGACTTTTGCATTAGCTGTCAGCATATTCACTTATGCTGACAGCTAATGCAAATACTGTCTGGGatatttttagataattgtAGTCATACATGCTGTGTTTCTTCTTTAAACACTCATCATCAATCCTTCTTTCACCTCTTCCTTACTCCTGTTCCATTCATCTCCTGTAAGAGTGTATTGATTTGCAACTAAGGAAGtttctgaaatgtattttgtttgattttagttGTGAAACATCCATGCTGCATATCTATACATTTTTGGAACAGCTCTTTCACTTGAACAGGATCATCAGAACTAACATTTATAACATGACATCTGTTCACATCTGTTTAATTGTGTGAAAcagatgtaataaaaagaaatggtagtttcattcttttttaaattttattttacaaataattacCACTAACTTTTGTAGCTTACTGACTGTAAAgcttataaaaacaaagtacaaaacTCTGTATATATCATCATGCAGCCTACATACAGATAAATCTAAGAAATTattgtgaatttgttttctgttacttattttacaaagtaaaactcATTATTTGTTACATATATTTCCTAGAGTGCCTTTATAtcttgtaattaaaaacaattaaatacttgtaaaaatctttatttatcaATATGACATGACTTCATCAACAAGTTCTTTGTAACAATAGCATAAACATCCAGcatttatgctttttgaaaaatctgagtTAATGAGCAAAaattcttgtggatttttattgaTGTACAATCATGCTGCTTCCCATGTGGTTCTATGTTTTTGTCAGATCTTATTGCCTTAGTTGGAACAGGACTTCCTGAGTGtaatcttttgtttgttttccatctttgcTCTTCGGAGAGAATAAGTACAAATTTGCCAGATTCGCATTTCTCAGAGGACTCTCAGATACTTCAGTATCAgtagctgaaaaacaaatgctgcCGATCCCAGAGCTGATCTCAGACAGTCTCGCTCTGTTATTCAGCCATTCAGTGATGTGGTCATGTCCTCGTCGTTTCATGAACTCAGGAATGCTTCCGTATTCTGATAAAACATCTCCActcactgaaacagaaaatgaaatactttattcattGGAAACATGCAGctgtgaataaatacattttaaatcatggCACACTTACTGTAAGGAACGTGAAAGTCATCCATGCTCTGTGCTGTTCTCACATAAGGCACTGTTGGTTCCTCTGGTTCTTGTGCTAAAACCTTCAACACTCGCTCTACCAGCTCCTGCTCTCTCCTGTTCCATTCTTCttctatttgttgtttttgccaggGAAGTAcctgaaatttattttgtttgccttCAGTTGTGAAGATTCCCTTGTTATGAGTTACCATGTCAATCATTTTTTGGAACAATTCTTGGACTTGAACAGAATAATCAGAACAATTAGGGTTTAGAACATGGTATCTGTTCCCACATTTCTCCAGAAGCTCCTGGAGCTGCTTTCCCTCTCTGACGATGTAATTCTCTACAGGGAGGCCATTGATCCAGTCTCCCCAGGTAAACAGCACCATGCAGTGTCTCCACACTCTCTCTGTTAANNNNNNNNNNNNNNNNNNNNNNNNNNNNNNNNNNNNNNNNNNNNNNNNNNNNNNNNNNNNNNNNNNNNNNNNNNNNNNNNNNNNNNNNNNNNNNNNNNNNNNNNNNNNNNNNNNNNNNNNNNNNNNNNNNNNNNNNNNNNNNNNNNNNNNNNNNNNNNNNNNNNNNNNNNNNNNNNNNNNNNNNNNNNNNNNNNNNNNNNNNNNNNNNNNNNNNNNNNNNNNNNNNNNNNNNNNNNNNNNNNNNNNNNNNNNNNNNNNNNNNNNNNNNNNNNNNNNNNNNNNNNNNNNNNNNNNNNNNNNNNNNNNNNNNNNNNNNNNNNNNNNNNNNNNNNNNNNNNNNNNNNNNNNNNNNNNNNNNNNNNNNNNNNNNNNNNNNNNNNNNNNNNNNNNNNNNNNNNNNNNNNNNNNNNNNNNNNNNNNNNNNNNNNNNNNNNNNNNNNNNNNNNNNNNNNNNNNNNNNNNNNNNNNNNNNNNNNNNNNNNNNNNNNNNNNNNNNNNNNNNNNNNNNNNNNNNNNNNNNNNNNNNNNNNNNNNNNNNNNNNNNNNNNNNNNNNNNNNNNNNNNNNNNNNNNNNNNNNNNNNNNNNNNNNNNNNNNNNNNNNNNNNNNNNNNNNNNNNNNNNNNNNNNNNNNNNNNNNNNNNNNNNNNNNNNNNNNNNNNNNNNNNNNNNNNNNNNNNNNNNNNNNNNNNNNNNNNNNNNNNNNNNNNNNNNNNNNNNNNNNNNNNNNNNNNNNNNNNNNNNNNNNNNNNNNNNNNNNNNNNNNNNNNNNNNNNNNNNNNNNNNNNNNNNNNNNNNNNNNNNNNNNNNNNNNNNNNNNNNNNNNNNNNNNNNNNNNNNNNNNNNNNNNNNNNNNNNNNNNNNNNNNNNNNNNNNNNNNNNNNNNNNNNNNNNNNNNNNNNNNNNNNNNNNNNNNNNNNNNNNNNNNNNNNNNNNNNNNNNNNNNNNNNNNNNNNNNNNNNNNNNNNNNNNNNNNNNNNNNNNNNNNNNNNNNNNNNNNNNNNNNNNNNNNNAACCAGCAGCACAGCATGTGGTCCTGGAGGACACAGATTCACACTGTTCTCTATTTCCAGTTTATCCATCTCACTGGTTTCCTGAAGGGTGTTAAAGCAGAACCAACCAGGAGAATCGACCACTGTGAGCCGCCTTCCTTCAACCACACTGTGGCTGATTTCACTGCGAGTTGTTGTTCTGTAACCCTTTTTAtcaacattaaacatatttttttcaagaatGGTGTTTCCTGTTGAGCTTTTACCAGCCAATGATCCTCCAATCATCACTATTCTCAAATGGTCTGGAGGGACTTTTCCACCTaaaccaacaaaacagaaaaaaaaataaataaattattgagtttactgaattaaaacatttgcaacttCATTTTACTTACAGCAATGTTGATTGCAGAGCTTTTAGTAGTTAAAATAGAAAGGCTAAAGTACACAAAAGGTAAATCTATTGCATGAACTCTGTGATTTAGATAATTTTATGcaacttttgtgtgttttactttaGAGATGCCAATCTCTGAAGTAGAGATGCCAGATATACAGAACCAGAGATCTCTTATAAATATGGTAAAACTCAGAACTGCTGGtattttaatatacattttttgttttgttttcacagtgtGCTACACAATCACTAAAAGTCACAAAACAACTGAGGGGCTCCAACTTAGTAGTCTGTATGTAGTTAGTATAGAGATAAGTAATTTTAGAAGTTCAATAATTCTTTAacgtacaaaaaaaatctaaagccaTTACCCACAtctacagcaggggtgtcaaacttcAGTCCTCAAGGCccctgtcctgcagtttttagatgtgccacaggtacaaaacattggaatgaaatggctttaTTACCTACTTCTTGTGTAGATAAATTCTCCAGAGCCTTAATaccctaattattctattcaggtgtgatgcagcagaggcacatctagaGGTTGCAGGGCAGTgaccctccaggcctggagtttgacacctgtgatcCACAGGATAAGCAGCCCTGTAGCTtattagaaaaaagaaagttgtaaCCTACCTTCAATCTGTagcttcagtttctttctttgtttctggaCTTGATCTAACATTTTTGAGGCTCTTTCAGTCAAATCTctcatttcttttctcagaGCTTCTCCTTGTCTTCTGTCAACAGAACAGTGTCTGAATCCATTGTTTGTAATCAGGGTCTCAATTTTCTCTAAAAGCTTCTTGACTTGATCTCTATNNNNNNNNNNNNNNNNNNNNNNNNNNNNNNNNNNNNNNNNNNNNNNNNNNNNNNNNNNNNNNNNNNNNNNNNNNNNNNNNNNNNNNNNNNNNNNNNNNNNNNNNNNNNNNNNNNNNNNNNNNNNNNNNNNNNNNNNNNNNNNNNNNNNNNNNNNNNNNNNNNNNNNNNNNNNNNNNNNNNTCTCTATCTTCTCTGTTACTGatgttgagaaaatgttttctgtttccacatTGTTGAAGAATCCACTGCAGGACTGGACTTGTTCTTATTCTGGATTCCATCTCTTCGTCACTACATGGAGCAACGGCAGTGAACAACACAATGGTGTGactgaaaacatctgcattGAAAAGCTCCAGGTGCTGCGTTAGTGATTGCTTGACAAGCTCAGGTAAATATAAATTAACAGGAATGACCAGCAGAAAGACATGAGGTCCTGGGGGACAAAGATGGACACTGTTCTGGATTTCCATCTGATCCAGTTTGGGGGTCTGTTCTCTAGGATAACTCCACCACCATCCTGGAGTATCAACCACTGTGACTCGTCTGCCCAGCACGTCCTGCTGCCTCACTTCACTCTGAGCTGTTCTTCTGTTggtgtcaaaaacattttgacccaAGATGATGTTTCCAGTTGAACTTATACCACTGAGAAGGTTATTATATCTTCCTCCTATCAACCCAATCCTCAACTCTGTAGCAGGATGGCTTTGTGCTGTAAGAAGAGATATTGAGTTAGAACCcagatgttaaatcaacgttgaattaTAGTCAGAATCATAGGTTTTTGGTTGAAGTCAACAActgatggtggatcaaccatcaaacaaccatccaattcTTGCAGTttaaactgtgtcattgaatcaatgttgtttttttttttgaacaaaaaaacttttattagttttgcagACATACTCAACAACTGACATCTCAAATCACTTACATCCATTCTGGtactacaaaacaaataacatgaaCAACATCTGAACAGTTCGACGAGCTGTAGTTTCAGGGAGTACTCCCTTCCTTGTTCCATATGATTTACATCAAGTTACATataatcaatgttgttttgtggttgaaatctaatgaaatGCCAATTTCTAATCAACGTttgatcaatgttgaatcaatgtcagctgttttgccccacaccttcccctcctctcctcctcttcggAGCTCTGGGTCAAAGCATTTTATTAGTGAGTGGGggttatcacatttttaataactgtagAGGATAGTGGGTGATGatttcttacttgttcataaaaAATCTTACCGACTGTTTATGTATGATGTATTGACATACAAATatctacaacttactacaaggagtggagcggCCCACCCCTACAatttacatgagtgggatggCCCAATCACATAGctgatttgctgttttcttgttggcaaaagatgttaataGCCTAGTCAACTAACGTCAAgataaatatgaatgaaaattCATTAGCGTGACCATATTAATTTAACAGTCAGTGTACAGGGTGAACTgtactgtttgtgtttgttctcagacctgtaaccattacattgtttaatatttcaatgtctttcagaacttttcaaatctTTATCCTCtttctaaccggcaccttcctcacttttatttttgtgtttttcagccgctgctctgcagtttgacccaaagctgactcttgaagactgcagtaaaactgtcaagaagtggcttcattacgaGCCAGAACGAGAGGAAGACATGGCAAGTAATCAAAGTGATGCCAAACAAAGAGTGAAACTGGGACTACCACAATTTGTaccgtttccctggttcatacagtacaaagcttaacctcatggtGGTGTTCATCCATGGACAATAGAATGTtgttctgacagtcaaaaaggagtcaaatatgtttaaagatctgtccctcttttcttaaataaaatgttatatcaatcccatgttgttatttttaaccttttgtacACACAGTTTTggtaatattttaatgtaagaTATTTTAGAATGACACATACCCATCATCTgccaataaaatgtgttttacaccAGTAAAAGAAACTTAGTGGTATGCTATGatgtagacctatcagaccaaaaatgtacataaatccctagctttaattaaaatatgcatgcagatccatgttcagatgatggttgaatcaacattgattcctaactgattcaatgtcaaatcaacacaaatatgcatgtaaattgacatacagaggatggttgaatcaacattgatgtAGTgacagttatggttgaaaccctaacgttgatttaacatacAAGTGACAGACCactttcaacgttgattcaatgttgtttcactCATTTTGTGCTATCTGGGAACCTACATTAGCACAAGCACATAATGTACTTTCTAAAGTCAACTGTATATTCCTATCAATAACATTAACCCAcacaattacatttaaaataaacctaaaaCACCACTATAAAAAGAGAGGGAGACATTTTGTCCAACTTCCATCTATTGCATGAAGTCAAAGTCTttgaaatcaacattttcagCCACTAAAATGAAAGTTTCCTAAATAATACTCCAAGATAGACAACATTTATGAAAAGTTTTATGAAAACGTCACAGACCTGAGTTGTAAATATCAGCTGAAGCAGCCATTACGTTAGATTCACTCTGTCGACGTTTCTGCTTGTTTGTTCCCACAAAACTTGTTCCTAAACGAAAGTAAAGAGAGCAGAGGTTGATGATGTTGTGCTTGGTGGATGGTTGATAAAGTCAAACATGGTCAGAGATCGCCATCTGCTGGGAGACTAGAATCATGCATTTCTACTGTAACAGTAGACCAACCACAACCTCAAATGTCAATATcgcattttttttgtatagcatatttaaaacagttgacaacaaagataaaatacagcgaaattaaactgaaaattctatattataataaataaaaaatattgtataataaaactgaaacttaagaaatcaataaacatagggttttttttaaacacagaataaaCCCATTGggtcaaataaaaaaggaaaattaacatttactgAGAAGAATTTGCACCATCTAATTAAATGGTGAAGCATTACATAGTGAAttaaagttttgacatttttggtcTTGACATGTACAATGCATTATTACTCTGAAGTTCTTAAGAGGGATTTGAGCTGTTAGTGCAGTTTAGCCAATAATGTTCTTAAATTAGAAAACTCACTCTGAATACCAGCAGACTGAATAATCTTAACTGTAAAGTTAATCTCAGAATCATTTCATCCTTCCAAACAATTTAACCCTTTAATGATCAAACACAGGGGttgaataaactaaataaaatgttcaagcTTTGAATATTACATTCAGATAaggttatttattaaaatacatctTCAAGaattataaatgaaaatctaatggaaagtacaaaacaaaaggaaggtGCAACATGTAGCAGATTATACAAActggattccaaaaaagttgagacactaaacaaattgtgaataaaaactgaatgcaatgatgtggagatgcaaacatctaatattttattcacaatagaacacaaatcacagatcaaaagtttaaactgggagaatttatcattttaagggaaaaatatgatctttcaaaatttcatgacgtcaacaaatccccaaaaagttgggacaaggccatttttaccactgtgtggcATCTCCCCTTCTTCCAACACTCAACAGTcgtctggggacagaggagaccagtttctcaagtttagaaataggaATGCTCTCCCATTTATGTCTAAAACAGGCCTCTAACTGTTCAATTGTCTTGGCCCTTCTTTGTCGCACTTTCCTCTTTATGATGCGCCAATTGTTCTCTATAGGTgaaagatctggactgcaggctgGTC
It encodes the following:
- the LOC108166480 gene encoding GTPase IMAP family member 8-like, which codes for MAASADIYNSAQSHPATELRIGLIGGRYNNLLSGISSTGNIILGQNVFDTNRRTAQSEVRQQDVLGRRVTVVDTPGWWWSYPREQTPKLDQMEIQNSVHLCPPGPHVFLLVIPVNLYLPELVKQSLTQHLELFNADVFSHTIVLFTAVAPCSDEEMESRIRTSPVLQWILQQCGNRKHFLNISNREDRDQVKKLLEKIETLITNNGFRHCSVDRRQGEALRKEMRDLTERASKMLDQVQKQRKKLKLQIEGGKVPPDHLRIVMIGGSLAGKSSTGNTILEKNMFNVDKKGYRTTTRSEISHSVVEGRRLTVVDSPGWFCFNTLQETSEMDKLEIENSVNLCPPGPHAVLLTERVWRHCMVLFTWGDWINGLPVENYIVREGKQLQELLEKCGNRYHVLNPNCSDYSVQVQELFQKMIDMVTHNKGIFTTEGKQNKFQVLPWQKQQIEEEWNRREQELVERVLKVLAQEPEEPTVPYVRTAQSMDDFHVPYMSGDVLSEYGSIPEFMKRRGHDHITEWLNNRARLSEISSGIGSICFSATDTEVSESPLRNANLANLYLFSPKSKDGKQTKDYTQEVLFQLRQ